The following are encoded together in the Leuconostoc mesenteroides subsp. mesenteroides ATCC 8293 genome:
- a CDS encoding 3'-5' exoribonuclease YhaM family protein: MNKLLAEYQDTEHIDNFALIKAAEVRLTKTGKTYISILFSDRSGDLPGNLWDATDEQIKTLIPGKVVSLQGVRGSYRDQPQIQITHVRLTEAGEPDSPSDFMTHAPVKEAEMSEELSDFILSIANPTWNRLVRKLFTQYNDLFLKYPAAKMNHHAFGGGLAFHSLSIAKLAKNLVLQYPQLNQDLLISGALLHDLGKVIELSGPIATQYTLAGNLIGHITLIDEQIVLAANELHFDLQSEEMIILRHVVLAHHGLLEFGSPVRPALMEAEVLHQLDELDAGIQMMTGALEKTNSGSFSDKIFGLDNRKFYKTEEDF; this comes from the coding sequence ATGAACAAATTATTAGCAGAGTATCAAGATACAGAGCATATTGATAATTTTGCATTAATCAAAGCTGCAGAGGTACGTTTAACGAAAACAGGGAAAACTTATATCAGTATACTGTTTTCGGATCGCTCAGGAGATCTGCCTGGTAATCTTTGGGATGCTACTGATGAACAAATTAAGACTTTGATTCCTGGGAAAGTTGTTAGCTTACAAGGCGTTAGGGGATCATATCGTGATCAGCCTCAGATACAAATTACTCACGTCAGACTAACTGAAGCTGGGGAACCTGATAGTCCTTCAGATTTTATGACTCATGCGCCAGTTAAAGAAGCCGAAATGAGCGAAGAACTTAGTGATTTTATCTTGTCAATTGCTAACCCTACCTGGAATCGATTAGTTAGAAAGTTATTTACGCAATATAATGATTTGTTTTTAAAATATCCTGCCGCAAAGATGAATCATCACGCATTTGGAGGCGGACTGGCTTTTCACTCTTTGTCGATTGCTAAACTAGCAAAAAATCTTGTTTTACAATATCCGCAACTTAATCAGGATTTGCTGATTTCTGGTGCCTTGCTGCATGACTTGGGGAAAGTGATCGAACTTTCTGGACCAATTGCTACACAATATACATTGGCAGGAAACTTAATTGGCCATATTACGTTAATTGATGAGCAAATCGTTTTGGCAGCAAATGAGTTACATTTTGATTTGCAGAGTGAAGAAATGATTATTTTACGTCATGTGGTTCTAGCACATCATGGTTTGCTAGAGTTTGGATCGCCCGTTCGTCCGGCACTAATGGAAGCAGAAGTTCTCCATCAACTTGATGAGCTGGATGCGGGGATTCAAATGATGACGGGGGCTTTAGAAAAAACAAATTCAGGATCATTTTCCGATAAAATATTTGGCTTAGACAATCGGAAGTTTTACAAAACAGAAGAGGATTTTTAA
- a CDS encoding alkaline phosphatase family protein — protein MTIKNPLVIVSFDAMGAEDIAEHIDLMPNVATLIARGTHVKKVEGIYPTLTYPSHTTIMTGVYPAKHGIVNNTKIQPELGDSPDWFWYARDIKTPTLFDLAHNKGLKTAAFLWPVSAKAPITWNIAEIFPNRIWTNQYFVSFHASSPYFLFDMNRKFGKFRKGIAQPQLDQFITKAAADTIKHKRPDMTAIHLVDMDSHRHKYGVRSKQAYEALKRLDGNLGDIIQATKDAGAFEQTNFVVLGDHFQIDVANMIHLNKLFAINDWLTVTDKGLIANDWRVLAKTTDGSTYIYIKDLSLVDEVRAVVQQVPGIEMIYTSADIIKWHIDPEATFIVEAQNGFFFTDEVDRPVVVEPTDEKELGQSDRYKAVHGFRPDKVGYQTTLVMAGPDIAHGTIEEASLVDEAPTMAQLLDVEFENVLDGIPLTKAFK, from the coding sequence ATGACTATTAAAAACCCGTTAGTAATTGTATCTTTTGATGCTATGGGTGCTGAAGATATTGCAGAGCACATTGATTTGATGCCTAATGTTGCTACTTTAATCGCTCGGGGAACCCATGTAAAAAAAGTTGAAGGCATTTATCCAACGCTAACTTATCCTTCACATACAACTATTATGACTGGTGTTTATCCCGCCAAGCATGGTATTGTAAACAATACAAAAATCCAGCCGGAGTTAGGGGATTCGCCAGACTGGTTTTGGTACGCGCGAGACATCAAGACACCAACTTTATTTGATTTGGCACACAACAAGGGATTAAAAACAGCCGCTTTTTTATGGCCGGTTTCAGCCAAAGCGCCAATTACATGGAATATCGCTGAAATTTTTCCTAACCGAATTTGGACCAACCAATATTTTGTGTCGTTTCATGCTAGTTCACCCTATTTTTTATTTGACATGAATAGAAAATTTGGTAAGTTTCGAAAAGGAATTGCACAACCACAGTTAGACCAATTTATTACAAAAGCCGCAGCAGACACAATTAAACACAAGAGGCCAGATATGACAGCTATTCATCTAGTTGATATGGATTCGCATCGGCACAAATATGGGGTGCGTTCTAAGCAAGCTTATGAGGCTTTAAAAAGATTAGATGGCAACCTTGGAGATATTATTCAAGCGACGAAAGATGCAGGTGCTTTTGAGCAAACCAATTTCGTTGTTTTAGGTGATCATTTTCAAATTGACGTTGCAAATATGATTCATTTAAACAAGTTATTTGCCATTAATGATTGGCTAACTGTAACTGACAAAGGGCTGATTGCAAATGATTGGCGAGTATTAGCCAAAACAACTGATGGGTCTACGTATATTTATATAAAAGATCTTTCATTAGTGGATGAGGTGCGTGCTGTTGTACAGCAAGTACCTGGTATCGAAATGATTTATACTTCTGCAGATATTATCAAGTGGCACATTGATCCAGAAGCCACTTTTATTGTTGAAGCGCAAAATGGTTTTTTCTTTACAGATGAAGTTGATCGGCCAGTAGTTGTGGAACCCACAGATGAGAAGGAATTAGGTCAAAGCGATCGCTATAAAGCAGTACATGGATTCAGACCGGATAAAGTAGGCTATCAGACTACCCTTGTGATGGCCGGACCAGATATTGCGCATGGCACAATTGAAGAAGCGAGCTTAGTAGATGAAGCGCCCACTATGGCACAATTACTTGATGTGGAATTCGAAAACGTCTTAGACGGTATACCGCTCACCAAAGCGTTTAAATGA
- a CDS encoding metallophosphoesterase family protein, giving the protein MKFIHAGDVHLGNPFSGLDKQLPFTLKKTVQTATIKAFEQLIDDAISAEVDFVLFPGDLYNSAENSPFIQEVVSKQFKRLSDVNIDVFLSFGNHDFEADTRNHLPWPNNIHVFHQEVETKIKILHSGEKVALTGFSYQTQRQTEKIIDDFPSKGDTDYQIGLYHGALGVAGDPYAPFSLSDMLQKNYDYWALGHIHIRQTLNEQPFIGYSGVLQGLNRKETGDKGYYLVHSENQRLIPEFKNIAPINWNSTTISSMTDETDLIDQIISLKNDKITFWSITITAQIDATIIERINSGVTLDKIRDQLPTNMWVVRLSVANAGQLSLVSDNIDQQYWTGALDKVFEESNITDYLPSQVPVFIREHFMSDDGQEELQNAMEQLIAERRQNNED; this is encoded by the coding sequence ATGAAATTTATTCATGCAGGTGATGTGCATCTTGGCAATCCTTTTTCTGGTCTGGATAAACAGTTGCCATTTACTCTAAAAAAAACAGTTCAAACAGCAACAATTAAGGCATTTGAGCAATTAATTGATGATGCTATTTCTGCTGAGGTCGATTTTGTCTTATTCCCAGGAGATTTATATAATTCAGCGGAGAATAGTCCATTTATTCAAGAAGTAGTGAGCAAACAATTCAAACGACTTTCAGATGTGAACATTGATGTTTTTTTAAGTTTTGGGAATCATGACTTTGAAGCAGATACGAGAAATCATCTGCCCTGGCCAAACAATATCCACGTTTTTCATCAAGAAGTAGAAACAAAAATTAAAATACTTCATTCTGGAGAAAAAGTTGCGCTGACGGGCTTTAGTTACCAAACCCAACGTCAAACTGAAAAAATCATTGATGATTTTCCTAGCAAGGGAGATACTGACTATCAAATAGGCTTGTATCATGGTGCACTTGGTGTGGCTGGTGATCCTTATGCTCCTTTTTCCTTGAGTGATATGTTGCAAAAGAACTATGATTATTGGGCTTTGGGTCACATTCATATACGTCAGACGCTAAATGAGCAGCCGTTTATTGGTTATTCTGGTGTTTTACAGGGCTTAAATCGTAAAGAAACCGGGGACAAAGGCTATTACTTGGTTCACTCTGAGAATCAACGTTTAATTCCAGAATTTAAAAATATTGCACCAATTAATTGGAATAGTACGACGATTTCGTCAATGACAGATGAGACTGACCTAATTGATCAAATTATCAGTCTCAAAAATGACAAAATAACTTTTTGGTCAATCACTATAACTGCTCAGATTGATGCAACCATTATTGAAAGAATTAATAGCGGTGTGACATTAGACAAAATACGTGATCAATTACCAACTAACATGTGGGTCGTTCGTTTAAGTGTTGCTAATGCTGGACAATTATCATTAGTTTCTGACAATATTGATCAACAATACTGGACAGGGGCGCTTGACAAGGTTTTTGAAGAGTCTAACATAACTGATTACTTGCCAAGTCAAGTTCCTGTATTTATTCGTGAGCATTTCATGAGTGATGATGGTCAGGAAGAACTTCAAAATGCTATGGAACAATTAATCGCAGAAAGGCGACAAAACAATGAAGATTAA
- a CDS encoding ATP-binding protein: MKIKRLEISGFGRWSQEAFDLSDGLQVIFGQNESGKTTLRAFIVGVLFGFPTKKNGHNVYDPKDGSQYGGSLILETDEGDVKITRLNRTKTTLTITRLINQTEIIDPEKWLKQKLSPLTREAFDDIFNFNQEDLTRISQIKSVDFQKLLLNIGAVGSTGWLDVMAEFDKSADKLFAPRANKRPLNIAIKEYENATEELHQKSAELDDFMLAEQALTDLESEQHEQEEKILTASQQLQETQQLVQQYQLFESAKKIEIENVPSVDEKQVVQARRLQIEIDSLNDNILRHNEALKNIEVPHEVSDDNTDQMVLTKAQVAQRNLAVNTEKRTNLLKQKEQIEAQFEGDVPKGLTDSELQSLSSSNVYLLSTGALILILFVSIFIMHWPALWMVILSLIVTAGLFYKRQKKNQIRQMIQKAYSPLNIQNIKKIQPEVDQYEQQKMDIQSLNEQIEGQYDSLIQMIQPIALKLDIQILSDSLELTIAQLISVQQQESLSEQSKRSMYVQQQNQIVTEIQQQQEKLSEKLNEQKTIFKEYHVTDLHELQNTLDQYNKNEQLKQRYQDIMNQIDESTRQELLKYDDETQLLEQKEKQQKHLTILQKHAFELQSDIAHYKAQQEQRTSNDQFMMLQQDLANQKTELTQQFGEYLAKKMSVKWINQALQDASQNRFPKMQQLATDYFQKLTAGRYVNIQFDKNTLQVVRNDRQKFSVVELSTGTQEQLYVAFRLALSQVIKDIINMPILVDDGFVNFDLSRKQNVIALLTDIGRNQQVIYWTAAIHNEHFDKVIEL; this comes from the coding sequence ATGAAGATTAAACGCTTAGAAATTAGCGGATTTGGCCGTTGGTCGCAAGAAGCTTTTGATTTATCGGATGGTTTGCAGGTTATTTTCGGACAAAATGAGTCGGGAAAAACAACCCTAAGAGCATTTATTGTAGGTGTCTTGTTTGGCTTTCCAACGAAAAAAAATGGTCATAATGTTTACGATCCAAAGGACGGAAGCCAATACGGTGGTAGCCTAATTTTAGAAACCGATGAGGGTGATGTCAAAATTACGCGTTTGAATCGTACCAAAACAACTTTGACAATTACACGCTTAATTAATCAAACGGAAATTATTGATCCAGAAAAGTGGTTGAAACAAAAATTATCGCCACTTACAAGAGAAGCATTTGACGATATTTTTAATTTTAACCAAGAAGACCTAACCCGAATATCTCAAATCAAATCAGTGGATTTTCAAAAGTTGCTGCTAAATATTGGTGCTGTAGGGAGCACCGGTTGGTTAGATGTCATGGCTGAATTTGATAAGTCTGCTGATAAACTATTTGCTCCGCGGGCAAATAAAAGGCCTTTAAATATTGCCATTAAAGAATATGAAAATGCAACGGAAGAATTACATCAAAAAAGTGCTGAATTAGATGACTTTATGTTGGCAGAACAAGCACTAACTGATTTAGAAAGTGAGCAACATGAGCAAGAAGAAAAAATTCTTACTGCTAGTCAACAACTACAAGAAACACAACAGTTAGTACAACAATACCAATTGTTTGAATCAGCTAAAAAAATAGAAATCGAAAATGTACCCTCTGTTGATGAAAAGCAGGTCGTGCAAGCACGACGATTACAAATTGAAATTGACTCTTTGAATGATAATATTTTGCGGCATAATGAAGCGTTAAAAAATATTGAAGTGCCTCATGAAGTGAGTGATGACAACACCGACCAAATGGTTTTGACAAAAGCACAAGTAGCGCAACGAAATTTAGCAGTGAATACTGAGAAGCGAACTAATTTGCTAAAGCAGAAGGAACAAATTGAAGCTCAGTTTGAGGGGGATGTGCCGAAAGGATTAACAGACAGTGAATTGCAAAGTTTATCCTCTTCAAATGTGTATTTGCTGTCAACTGGTGCGTTAATTTTAATCTTATTCGTTAGTATTTTTATAATGCACTGGCCTGCCCTGTGGATGGTTATTTTGTCACTAATTGTAACCGCAGGTCTCTTCTATAAGCGACAGAAGAAAAATCAAATACGCCAAATGATTCAAAAGGCTTACAGCCCCCTTAATATACAAAACATTAAGAAGATACAGCCTGAGGTGGATCAATATGAACAACAAAAAATGGATATTCAAAGCTTAAATGAACAAATTGAAGGCCAATATGACAGTCTTATTCAAATGATACAGCCAATTGCATTGAAGCTTGATATTCAGATTCTTTCAGATTCGTTAGAATTAACCATTGCGCAATTAATAAGTGTTCAACAACAAGAAAGTCTTTCAGAGCAAAGTAAGCGAAGTATGTATGTGCAACAGCAAAATCAAATTGTCACTGAAATACAACAACAACAGGAAAAGTTGTCTGAGAAGTTGAACGAACAGAAAACAATTTTTAAAGAATATCATGTCACAGATTTGCACGAACTGCAAAACACATTAGATCAATATAATAAAAATGAACAATTAAAGCAGCGCTATCAAGATATCATGAACCAAATTGATGAAAGTACGCGCCAAGAACTGTTAAAGTATGATGATGAAACTCAACTGCTTGAACAGAAGGAAAAACAACAAAAACACTTAACGATACTACAAAAACATGCCTTTGAATTGCAGAGCGACATTGCACATTATAAAGCTCAGCAAGAGCAAAGAACTAGTAACGATCAGTTCATGATGTTACAACAAGATCTTGCTAACCAAAAAACAGAACTGACACAACAATTTGGCGAATATTTAGCAAAAAAAATGAGCGTAAAATGGATAAATCAAGCCTTGCAAGATGCATCTCAAAATCGCTTTCCAAAGATGCAGCAGTTAGCAACGGACTATTTTCAAAAACTGACAGCCGGTCGATATGTAAACATTCAATTCGATAAAAATACGTTGCAGGTCGTGAGAAATGATCGACAAAAGTTTAGTGTAGTAGAATTATCTACCGGGACGCAAGAACAACTATATGTGGCTTTTCGTTTAGCGTTAAGCCAAGTTATTAAGGATATTATTAATATGCCTATTCTAGTAGATGATGGCTTTGTTAATTTTGATTTAAGTCGCAAACAAAATGTTATAGCATTATTAACTGATATTGGACGGAATCAGCAAGTTATCTATTGGACAGCTGCTATTCATAACGAACACTTCGACAAAGTGATAGAATTATAA
- the purM gene encoding phosphoribosylformylglycinamidine cyclo-ligase, whose product MSEKNAYQKAGVDIKAGERAVDLMKDAVADTYNDQVLDGIGGFGAAFALGKGYTDPVLISGADGVGTKLLLAIAADKHDTIGQDLVAMVANDILAQGAKPAFLLDYLAVDKMRPEVVAEIVTGIAKAAKASNMSLIGGESAELPGLYAEKHYDLAAFAVGIAERQQLLSAKNVSEGDVLIGLPSSGIHSNGYSLVRQVFGVQSDDDFNQLSPETKATLLTPTALYAQSVWPVVAANLVQSMAHITGGGIIENLPRALPDNVSAEISWGSWPILPIFHELQAKGHLSLEDMLLTFNNGLGMILIVKPQQLADAMTLLTHQNQTAYVLGKITPAQNDRVVFTGNEPW is encoded by the coding sequence ATGAGTGAGAAAAATGCGTATCAGAAAGCTGGCGTCGATATCAAGGCTGGAGAACGTGCTGTTGATTTAATGAAAGATGCAGTTGCAGATACATATAATGACCAAGTGCTTGACGGTATTGGTGGTTTTGGCGCTGCATTTGCTTTAGGAAAAGGATACACTGATCCGGTTTTGATTTCAGGCGCTGATGGGGTAGGAACAAAACTACTGTTGGCTATCGCTGCGGATAAACATGATACAATTGGACAAGATTTAGTAGCGATGGTGGCTAATGATATCTTAGCTCAGGGCGCAAAGCCAGCTTTCTTACTGGATTATTTAGCTGTGGACAAGATGAGACCAGAAGTTGTTGCTGAAATTGTCACTGGCATTGCCAAAGCCGCCAAAGCATCAAATATGTCTCTAATTGGTGGTGAAAGTGCTGAACTACCAGGATTGTACGCGGAAAAACATTATGACTTAGCAGCTTTTGCTGTTGGTATTGCAGAGCGGCAACAATTATTGTCTGCAAAAAATGTCTCTGAAGGAGATGTTTTGATTGGTTTGCCATCTTCTGGAATTCACTCTAACGGCTATTCGCTAGTACGTCAGGTTTTTGGTGTTCAGTCGGATGACGACTTTAATCAATTATCTCCTGAGACAAAGGCAACCTTACTGACTCCAACAGCTTTATATGCTCAATCTGTTTGGCCGGTTGTTGCAGCCAACCTTGTGCAGTCCATGGCGCATATTACTGGTGGAGGAATCATAGAGAACTTACCTCGAGCATTGCCCGATAATGTTTCTGCTGAAATAAGCTGGGGTTCATGGCCAATTTTGCCTATTTTCCACGAACTACAAGCTAAAGGACATTTATCTTTAGAAGATATGCTATTGACGTTCAATAATGGATTAGGTATGATTCTGATTGTAAAGCCACAACAATTAGCAGATGCAATGACCTTATTAACTCATCAAAATCAAACAGCCTACGTGCTTGGTAAAATAACGCCTGCTCAGAACGATCGAGTTGTCTTTACAGGTAATGAACCATGGTGA
- the purH gene encoding bifunctional phosphoribosylaminoimidazolecarboxamide formyltransferase/IMP cyclohydrolase, with protein MTRALLSVSDKSGLIPFAKNLVELGYELVSTGGTHKVLIDAGLDVISIDEVTDFPEMLDGRVKTLHPRVHAGLLARRDLPEHMAKLAEFDITPIDMVVVNLYPFKSTIQKEGVTEAEAIENIDIGGPSMLRSAAKNFASVLPIVDPKDYDVVVNKLKAGEVDREYRKSLAAKVFQHTASYDALIANYLTETSFPENLTLAYEKFDDMRYGENPHQPAAAYKTALPEAYSVLNADILHGKQLSYNNIRDADAALRIIAEYEETTVVTVKHMNPAGIGQGQTLEAAWDQAFAADDISIFGGIVALNREVDAATAEKMHDIFLEIIIAPSFTPEAYEILAAKKNLRLLTLPFTTSIPQKLEVTSVLGGVVVQERDLVGESENNFTVVSKAQPTKEQLQAMVFAQKVVKHVKSNAIVVARNGQTLGIGAGQPNRIDSVVYSIQKAEKKPGFDEAVLASDAFFPMDDSVQYAAEHGIKAIVEPGGSIKDKDSIAKADELGVVLIFSGTRHFKH; from the coding sequence ATGACACGAGCATTACTTAGCGTTTCTGATAAAAGTGGTTTAATCCCTTTTGCCAAAAATTTAGTTGAATTAGGTTATGAATTGGTATCTACTGGCGGTACTCATAAAGTGTTGATCGATGCCGGTTTAGATGTTATTTCAATTGATGAAGTAACTGATTTTCCAGAAATGTTGGATGGCCGTGTAAAAACTTTACATCCTCGTGTCCATGCTGGTTTACTTGCTCGTCGTGACTTACCAGAGCACATGGCTAAATTAGCAGAATTTGATATCACACCGATTGATATGGTAGTTGTTAATTTATATCCCTTCAAATCAACCATCCAAAAAGAAGGTGTTACTGAGGCGGAAGCAATTGAAAACATTGATATTGGTGGACCCTCAATGTTACGTTCTGCAGCTAAAAATTTTGCATCAGTTTTGCCAATTGTGGATCCAAAAGATTATGATGTTGTTGTCAATAAGCTAAAAGCTGGTGAAGTGGATCGTGAATATCGTAAGTCATTAGCCGCAAAAGTGTTTCAACATACTGCCAGTTATGATGCCTTGATTGCCAATTATTTGACGGAAACATCATTTCCTGAAAATCTAACATTAGCTTACGAAAAATTTGATGATATGCGTTACGGGGAAAATCCACATCAACCAGCTGCTGCCTATAAGACAGCCTTACCTGAAGCCTATTCGGTTCTGAATGCTGATATTTTACACGGCAAACAATTGTCATATAACAATATTCGTGACGCTGATGCAGCCCTTAGAATAATTGCTGAATATGAAGAAACGACAGTTGTTACAGTTAAGCACATGAATCCAGCTGGAATAGGGCAGGGACAAACTTTGGAAGCTGCTTGGGATCAAGCCTTTGCTGCTGACGATATTTCAATTTTTGGTGGTATTGTAGCGCTTAATCGTGAAGTTGACGCAGCAACTGCCGAAAAGATGCATGATATTTTCCTTGAAATTATTATTGCACCAAGCTTCACACCGGAAGCATATGAAATTTTAGCAGCTAAAAAAAATCTTCGTTTGCTGACATTACCATTTACAACAAGTATTCCACAAAAATTGGAAGTCACTTCCGTATTAGGTGGGGTGGTTGTACAAGAGCGTGATTTGGTTGGTGAGTCTGAAAATAATTTTACCGTGGTTTCAAAAGCACAGCCTACTAAAGAACAGTTACAGGCAATGGTTTTTGCTCAAAAAGTAGTGAAACATGTGAAGTCAAATGCTATTGTTGTCGCTCGTAATGGTCAAACATTAGGCATCGGTGCAGGACAGCCGAATCGTATTGATTCAGTTGTTTACTCAATCCAAAAGGCAGAAAAAAAGCCAGGGTTTGATGAAGCAGTATTAGCTTCAGATGCATTTTTCCCAATGGATGATTCTGTTCAGTATGCAGCAGAACATGGTATTAAAGCGATTGTTGAGCCTGGTGGATCTATAAAAGACAAGGATTCGATTGCCAAGGCTGATGAATTGGGCGTTGTCTTAATCTTCAGTGGAACACGTCACTTTAAACATTAA
- the purF gene encoding amidophosphoribosyltransferase, which yields METKCGVTMMNEQKNETSRLNVRSLNEECGIFGVWGRSDAAQLTYYGLHALQHRGQEGAGIVANNNGHLWQERGLGLLSDVFRDTSRIEALAGKSAIGHVRYATAGSNGLENIQPLMVNFHDMQISLAHNGNLTNALTLRENLEEEGAIFQSSSDSEILLHLIRRSKADKFIDKLKEALNIVHGGFAFLLLTPHGMFAALDPHAFRPFVIGQMPDGHYIVTSETAAIEVVGAKFVRDVQPGELIAIDDNGLTIDTYTDKTTLNIDSMEYIYFARPDSMIYGVNVHKARKRMGAALAAEQPVPEADIVVGIPNSSLSAAAGFAEASGLPNEMGLVKNQYIARTFIEPTQDKRERAVRMKLSAVRDVVVDKNVVLIDDSIVRGTTSMFIVRMLKEAGAKSVHVRIASPIFKFPSFYGIDMQTTEELMGANHSLLEMTKMIEADSLGFLSVDALVKAIDLPYDGEGTGLTTAYFDGHYPSPIYDYKASLDRFVRSGEVDFVPEPVTTYHPRQVASLRHQELLSDGTIHLDSQTIQGVEI from the coding sequence ATGGAAACTAAATGCGGAGTAACGATGATGAACGAACAAAAAAATGAAACATCACGTCTTAATGTGCGTAGTTTGAATGAAGAATGTGGCATTTTTGGCGTCTGGGGTCGATCCGATGCGGCGCAATTAACATACTATGGACTACATGCATTACAACATCGTGGTCAAGAGGGTGCTGGTATTGTTGCTAACAATAATGGTCATTTGTGGCAAGAACGTGGTTTAGGTCTACTGAGTGATGTTTTTCGAGATACATCTCGCATTGAAGCATTAGCTGGGAAAAGTGCTATTGGTCATGTGCGTTATGCCACAGCTGGATCTAATGGTTTAGAAAACATCCAACCTTTGATGGTGAATTTTCATGACATGCAAATCTCATTAGCGCACAATGGTAATTTGACAAATGCCCTTACATTACGTGAAAATTTGGAAGAAGAAGGGGCCATTTTTCAATCATCTTCTGATTCTGAAATTTTATTGCATTTAATTCGCCGATCTAAAGCAGACAAATTTATTGATAAACTAAAAGAAGCTTTAAACATTGTACATGGTGGATTTGCGTTCTTGCTATTGACGCCACATGGAATGTTTGCTGCGTTGGATCCACACGCGTTTCGACCTTTTGTCATTGGTCAAATGCCGGATGGTCACTACATTGTTACATCTGAAACAGCTGCTATTGAAGTTGTTGGTGCCAAGTTCGTACGCGATGTACAACCTGGCGAACTAATCGCGATTGACGACAATGGTTTAACCATCGATACATATACTGATAAAACCACTTTAAATATTGACTCGATGGAATATATCTATTTTGCTCGCCCTGATTCAATGATTTATGGTGTGAATGTACACAAGGCACGTAAGCGGATGGGGGCAGCTTTAGCAGCAGAACAGCCGGTTCCGGAAGCAGACATTGTTGTTGGCATTCCGAACTCTAGTTTGAGTGCAGCCGCTGGGTTTGCTGAAGCCAGTGGTTTACCAAATGAGATGGGGTTAGTAAAAAATCAATACATTGCGCGTACATTTATTGAACCAACACAAGATAAAAGAGAACGAGCCGTTCGTATGAAATTAAGCGCTGTCCGTGACGTTGTTGTTGATAAAAATGTCGTTTTGATAGATGACTCAATTGTTCGTGGAACAACCTCTATGTTCATCGTGCGAATGCTGAAAGAAGCTGGTGCTAAATCAGTTCATGTAAGAATTGCGAGTCCTATATTTAAATTTCCGTCATTTTATGGCATTGATATGCAAACAACAGAAGAACTGATGGGCGCAAATCATTCATTGCTTGAAATGACAAAAATGATTGAAGCTGATTCACTTGGATTTTTGTCAGTTGATGCACTGGTTAAGGCAATTGACTTACCATATGATGGAGAAGGAACTGGGCTAACGACCGCTTACTTTGATGGGCATTATCCAAGTCCAATTTATGATTATAAAGCCAGTTTAGACCGATTTGTTCGTTCTGGAGAAGTTGATTTCGTTCCTGAACCAGTAACCACTTATCATCCCCGTCAAGTGGCTTCATTGCGACATCAGGAGCTTTTGTCAGATGGCACTATCCATTTAGATTCACAAACAATTCAGGGGGTGGAAATATGA
- the purN gene encoding phosphoribosylglycinamide formyltransferase, producing the protein MVRKVKLAVFASGTGTNFQALNDAILQRNLNAEIVRLIVDKSTAGALNLAKLFGIPATAIKYSNYETKIEAEQVIINQLKTDQVDGILLAGYMRILTPKLIDAYSGKIINLHPAMLPKFPGRHSILDAFEAGVSETGVTVHFVDNGIDTGEIIAQEAVPILVNDTIDLLETRIHNVEHVLYPNTLAKLIDEGVFLK; encoded by the coding sequence ATGGTGAGAAAAGTAAAGTTAGCAGTTTTTGCGTCTGGTACGGGGACCAACTTTCAAGCATTAAATGATGCTATTTTACAACGAAATCTGAATGCTGAAATCGTACGTTTGATTGTTGATAAATCAACTGCTGGTGCCCTGAATTTAGCAAAATTATTCGGTATTCCTGCTACAGCAATCAAATATTCTAATTATGAAACGAAGATCGAAGCGGAACAGGTCATTATTAATCAACTTAAAACAGATCAAGTTGATGGTATTTTATTGGCTGGTTATATGCGTATTTTGACGCCAAAGTTAATCGATGCCTATTCAGGGAAGATTATTAACCTCCATCCGGCCATGCTGCCTAAATTCCCGGGACGACACAGCATCCTAGATGCCTTTGAAGCCGGTGTTTCAGAGACCGGTGTAACCGTTCATTTTGTGGATAATGGCATTGATACCGGTGAGATAATTGCTCAAGAAGCTGTCCCAATTTTGGTGAATGATACCATTGATTTACTTGAGACACGTATTCATAATGTTGAACATGTGCTGTATCCCAACACACTTGCAAAGTTAATAGATGAAGGAGTATTTTTAAAATGA